One window from the genome of Musa acuminata AAA Group cultivar baxijiao chromosome BXJ1-4, Cavendish_Baxijiao_AAA, whole genome shotgun sequence encodes:
- the LOC103982557 gene encoding uncharacterized protein LOC103982557 — protein sequence MAAVNSIGSQMLFPPRSSSSRPNNHSQNYRSGWQLFHSLPLYTVSSTGKLKRDRASSVIVSVATEDLDVIPVQSSDSTDQQDGLIPMVGREQQEEENSLQGPSSPVGGFALESGGGVMGGGSSGGVGFSSSSATVIGEEDMNKLVDRAINAAIVLAAGTFAITKLLTIDSEYWHGWTLYEILRYAPQHNWTAYEEALKTNPVLAKMMISGIVYSLGDWIAQCYEGKPLFDFDRARMFRSGLVGFSLHGSLSHYYYHFCEALFPFQDWWTVPAKVVFDQTAWSAIWNSIYYVVLGILRLESPANIFTELRATFWPMLTAGWKLWPFAHLITYGVIPVEQRLLWVDCVELIWVTILSTYSNEKSEARNSDATLDSNVKSVSAASEESTK from the exons ATGGCTGCCGTCAACAGCATCGGCTCCCAGATGCTGTTCCCACCCCGTTCCTCGTCGTCGAGGCCCAACAACCACAGCCAGAACTACAGATCTGGGTGGCAGCTCTTCCACTCTCTGCCCTTGTACACCGTATCTTCCACCGGAAAATTGAAAAGGGATCGAGCCTCCTCCGTGATCGTGTCGGTGGCGACCGAGGACCTGGACGTCATCCCTGTGCAGAGTAGCGACTCCACGGACCAGCAGGACGGACTGATCCCCATGGTGGGCAGAGAGCAGCAAGAGGAGGAGAATTCTCTTCAAGGGCCTAGTAGTCCTGTTGGGGGATTTGCCCTGGAGAGCGGTGGTGGGGTCATGGGTGGCGGCAGCAGTGGTGGCGTAGGGTTCTCGTCCTCTTCGGCTACTGTTATAGGAGAGGAAGACATGAATAAGCTGGTCGATCGGGCGATCAACGCCGCAATCGTGCTTGCAGCGGGGACCTTCGCCATCACCAAGCTGCTCACTATCGATAGCGAGTATTGGCAT GGTTGGACGCTATATGAGATTCTTAGGTATGCACCTCAGCATAACTGGACTGCTTATGAGGAAGCTTTGAAAACAAATCCTGTTCTGGCCAAGATGATGATAAGTGGTATTGTTTATTCTCTGGGGGATTGGATTGCCCAG TGCTATGAAGGAAAGCCATTATTTGATTTTGACCGTGCCCGTATGTTCAGATCTGGACTTGTAGGATTTTCTCTGCATGGGTCACTTTCTCACTATTATTACCACTTCTGTGAG GCTCTTTTCCCTTTCCAGGACTGGTGGACTGTACCTGCTAAGGTTGTGTTTGATCAAACTGCATGGTCCGCTATATGGAATAGCATCTATTACGTAGTATTGGGCATCTTGCGTCTCGAATCACCAGCAAATATATTCACTGAATTGAGGGCTACGTTTTGGCCAATGCTAACC GCAGGGTGGAAGCTATGGCCTTTTGCCCACTTGATTACCTATGGTGTTATCCCAGTTGAACAGAGACTTCTATGGGTCGATTGCGTGGAGTTGATATGGGTGACAATACTTTCAAC tTATTCAAATGAGAAGTCTGAAGCAAGAAATTCTGAtgccacattagattcaaatgtcAAATCAGTGTCTGCCGCCAGTGAG GAATCAACCAAATAA
- the LOC135671277 gene encoding maltose excess protein 1-like, chloroplastic, with product MAAAPPTLRLRPSLFSFRLSPPYVCPPLIPPPPSSQLVRAQTFALVPLRSCRITLNQFFSDPPHRRSPLSASSSDTVHPVDKGSKFHEWDSISAKFAGAANVPFLLLQLPQIVLNARNLLSGNNAALFAVPWLGMLTGLLGNLSLLSYFAKKKETEAVVVQTLGVVSTYAVIAQLAMAEAMPLPQFLATSIVVASGLILNCLNYFGWLHEAIWSPWEDFITIGGLAVLPQVMWSTFVPLVPNSILPGAVSFTLATAIVAMARSGKLSEKGTKFVSSMSGWTATLLFMWMPIAQMWTNYLNPDNIRGLSAFTMLLAMMGNGLMIPRALFIRDFMWFTGSAWASFLQGWGNLFCMYCFNTISREFFFGTTIGLLLWIGMVLWRDAVAYGYSSPLKSIKELIFAH from the exons ATGGCAGCTGCGCCGCCGACTCTCCGGCTGCGGCCATCGCTTTTCTCTTTTCGTTTATCTCCTCCATATGTTTGCCCCCCCTTGATTCCGCCCCCTCCTTCGTCTCAACTTGTAAGAGCCCAAACTTTTGCTCTCGTGCCTCTCCGTAGTTGCCGTATAACACTAAATCAATTCTTCTCCGACCCGCCCCACCGACGATCGCCGCTCTCCGCCTCCTCGTCCGACACCGTACATCCCGTCGACAAG GGATCCAAATTTCATGAATGGGACTCCATTAGCGCCAAGTTTGCCGGAGCTGCCAACGTCCCGTTCCTCCTCCTTCAGCTCCCCCAGATCGTCCTCAACGCCCGCAACCTACTTTCCGGCAACAATGCGGCCCTCTTCGCCGTTCCTTGGCTG GGGATGCTTACGGGATTGCTGGGGAACCTGTCACTGCTGTCCTACTTTGCGAAGAAGAAGGAGACTGAAGCCGTCGTCGTCCAGACTTTGGGGGTCGTTTCGACCTACGCGGTGATAGCACAGCTAGCCATGGCTGAAGCTATGCCGCTGCCCCAGTTTCTGGCGACTTCAATTGTCGTGGCTTCAGGGCTGATTTTGAACTGTTTGAATTACTTTGGCTGGCTTCACGAGGCAATCTGGAGCCCATGGGAGGATTTCATTACCATTGGTGGCCTCGCTGTTCTCCCTCAG GTCATGTGGTCAACGTTTGTCCCGTTGGTTCCTAACAGCATCTTGCCTGGGGCAGTCTCCTTCACTCTGGCTACTGCGATTGTCGCCATG GCACGAAGTGGCAAGCTTTCTGAGAAAGGGACAAAATTTGTAAGTTCAATGTCTGGATGGACTGCCACCCTGCTTTTTATGTGGATGCCCATCGCACAAATG TGGACAAATTATCTCAATCCTGATAACATCAGAGGGTTATCGGCTTTCACAATGTTGCTTGCAATGATGGGAAATGGTCTGATGATTCCACGTGCTTTATTCATTCGTGATTTTATGTG GTTTACTGGCTCAGCTTGGGCATCCTTTCTTCAGGGCTGGGGAAATCTATTCTGCATGTATTG TTTCAATACGATCAGCAGGGAGTTTTTCTTTGGGACAACTATTGGATTGCTTCTTTGGATAG GCATGGTCCTCTGGAGAGATGCTGTAGCCTATGGATACAGTTCACCTCTAAAATCCATAAAGGAGCTAATTTTTGCACACTGA
- the LOC135672229 gene encoding uncharacterized protein LOC135672229 has product MGGCFSSSTKTQEAKAAVRTTTPRYPEGASLPPLPEADVEETVKEVLSETPRPPRQTPLPIRADQVATPKEVEINDEAVPLADRSSNGCDTRCEDASEVCSISAKSETLSGPTTPAEKRRAAATETGRRAARDDRSPVKYQKKRSVSGEFACRRDRSVAVGCGSGRSSPSPARRRSEHAAIGRTNSAREASARATRDPGERSNRRSVSPAAERAAELRQRGGQCRAPEAATARVKGSMKQISADEGERRFCGQREGTVDGGVVVSEGEQPESLENPLVSLECFIFL; this is encoded by the coding sequence ATGGGCGGCTGCTTCAGCAGTAGTACCAAAACGCAGGAGGCGAAGGCGGCGGTACGCACCACCACCCCTCGCTACCCCGAGGGGGCGAGCTTACCACCTCTGCCAGAGGCCGATGTCGAGGAGACGGTGAAAGAGGTCCTCTCCGAGACTCCCAGACCGCCGAGGCAAACCCCATTGCCAATTAGGGCAGATCAGGTGGCCACTCCGAAGGAGGTGGAGATCAACGACGAGGCTGTTCCTCTCGCAGACCGCAGCAGCAACGGCTGCGACACCAGATGCGAGGACGCCTCCGAGGTCTGCAGCATCAGCGCGAAGAGCGAGACTCTATCGGGCCCCACCACTCCGGCTGAGAAGCGACGAGCAGCTGCGACGGAGACCGGAAGGAGGGCGGCGAGGGATGACCGCTCGCCGGTCAAGTACCAGAAAAAGCGCTCCGTTTCCGGCGAGTTCGCCTGCAGACGGGACCGGAGCGTGGCTGTTGGCTGCGGCAGCGGGAGATCCTCCCCGTCGCCGGCAAGGCGGAGGTCCGAACACGCGGCCATCGGTAGGACGAACTCCGCCAGAGAGGCCAGCGCTCGGGCCACGCGAGATCCAGGCGAGAGATCCAACAGGCGCTCGGTGTCCCCGGCGGCGGAACGAGCTGCGGAGTTGCGGCAGAGAGGGGGACAATGCAGGGCGCCGGAGGCAGCGACGGCTAGGGTAAAAGGATCGATGAAGCAGATATCGGCGGACGAGGGAGAAAGGAGATTCTGCGGGCAGCGTGAGGGCACGGTAGATGGCGGCGTGGTGGTATCCGAAGGAGAGCAGCCGGAGTCGCTGGAGAACCCCCTCGTCTCCCTGGAGTGCTTCATCTTCCTCTAA
- the LOC135672228 gene encoding aspartic proteinase CDR1-like, translating into MKPIALALFLAAVAAVAAADGFRVDLIHRDSPRSPLYDPSSTFYDRVRAAAKRSALRPSRVGRAGAGLTASGGSSIEAPVVPDSAEYLMEVELGTPKFKVIAIVDTGSDLIWANCKPCTECYEQTPPLFDPKDSSTYLDLACDSQQCDELPVSGCSSDSKCQYQYSYGDQSQVVGNLASETFTFATTGSETISIRKITFGCSHQSSGTFSNRTGGLVGLAAGQLSLVSQLGSAIYAKFSYCLVPFSQTSATSKLVFGDGPALSGRNVLSTPLTVQESFYYLTLNGISVGNTNISATSPTASGSPNIIIDSGTTLNILSPDVVGELAKAVKDVVDLPVPNDPDLSSFAACFDVSGSRDYRFPDITYNFEGAPLKLSPMNTFIEVAPDVVCLAVYSSSDVQIFGNVAQQNLHVEYNLGTSQLSFAHVDCTDF; encoded by the coding sequence ATGAAGCCCATTGCCTTGGCCCTCTTTCTTGCTGCTGTCGCCGCTGTGGCGGCCGCCGATGGCTTCCGTGTCGACCTCATCCATCGTGACTCGCCCCGGTCCCCTCTGTATGATCCTTCATCGACCTTCTACGACCGCGTGAGAGCAGCGGCCAAGCGCTCCGCCCTCCGCCCATCGCGCGTTGGACGTGCTGGTGCTGGCCTCACCGCTTCCGGTGGATCCTCCATCGAGGCCCCTGTCGTTCCCGACTCCGCTGAGTACCTCATGGAGGTCGAGCTCGGTACCCCCAAGTTTAAGGTCATCGCCATCGTCGACACCGGCAGCGACCTCATCTGGGCCAACTGCAAGCCTTGCACTGAATGCTACGAGCAGACACCGCCGCTCTTCGACCCCAAGGATTCTTCCACCTACCTCGACCTCGCATGCGATTCGCAGCAGTGCGACGAGCTTCCCGTGTCGGGCTGCAGCAGCGACTCCAAGTGCCAGTACCAGTACTCCTACGGAGACCAATCGCAGGTCGTCGGCAATCTGGCGAGCGAGACGTTCACCTTCGCCACCACCGGCTCGGAAACGATCTCCATCCGCAAGATCACCTTCGGGTGCTCTCATCAGAGCAGCGGCACCTTCAGCAACAGGACCGGTGGGCTCGTGGGACTTGCTGCCGGGCAGCTCTCCCTCGTCTCCCAGCTCGGTTCCGCCATCTACGCCAAGTTCTCCTACTGCTTGGTTCCCTTTTCGCAGACGTCCGCCACCAGCAAGCTAGTTTTCGGCGATGGTCCCGCCCTCTCCGGAAGGAACGTCTTGTCCACGCCCCTCACCGTACAAGAATCTTTCTACTATCTAACTCTCAACGGGATCAGCGTCGGCAACACAAATATCTCGGCGACCTCTCCAACTGCTTCCGGATCACCAAACATTATCATCGATTCCGGCACGACACTGAACATTCTTTCCCCCGACGTGGTAGGCGAACTGGCAAAAGCAGTGAAAGACGTAGTGGATCTCCCGGTCCCCAACGACCCCGACCTTTCCTCCTTCGCAGCGTGCTTCGACGTCAGTGGTTCTCGCGACTACAGGTTTCCGGACATCACCTACAACTTCGAAGGGGCACCATTGAAGCTGAGCCCGATGAACACCTTCATAGAGGTTGCGCCGGACGTGGTGTGCCTGGCGGTGTATAGCTCCTCTGATGTCCAGATCTTCGGTAACGTTGCGCAGCAGAACCTTCATGTTGAGTACAATCTGGGGACGAGCCAGCTCTCCTTCGCTCATGTCGACTGCACCGACTTCTAA